Proteins encoded by one window of Geobacter sp. DSM 9736:
- a CDS encoding DUF2723 domain-containing protein codes for MRDRNFIAQIDPCAVLAVIVPFAVYLLTLAPSVTFFDSGEFLTAIHSLGAAHSPGYPLFINYAKPFTYLPFGNIAFRVNIATALSAAVACYGVYLLVCRLVTAVDREASILQRRLVALAAALTFAFSPRLWLQSNHDKPYPLVAFLCAMIFYLILLWREKYRNGEDYPGYIYLGAFLSGLGFGGHQIMILMLPSFAFLILSQDWRLVTRVKELLLVLSFAAFGFISVHLHLPIRAMQNPLLNWGDPKTLTQFLWNFLRKGYPVDKPVRSLSLLWKQINAFSVPYEFTLLGLFLLLIGLLAYFRKLRHEIVSYAIAIAVFLLVIVGYFNTPDDLIFLTEEFFDPIYLLSAVFIGMGMFFLLRQILYTCGSLRSGGKPVRVAALALLFALPVTLCAGNYVENDQHENYIAYDYATNSLRSMPEGAVLFTWGDSGAFPLWYLQGVEKMREDLDILHTPHLVFTWYLDAFPKLFRYSMLRSLPLEFQPAEYVLKVAISEQIRNRPVYIDFSTRYSVGFEEFSMIQRGICYELIKSPSATTYPPDLAVWRLYNFRGINDDMFFRDLDTGKAILIYASAHMEAGETFLRLGRVQEAVRELRMAERIAPEMQGQVARILSGYGLR; via the coding sequence TTGAGAGACCGTAACTTTATCGCACAGATTGATCCCTGTGCCGTTCTTGCCGTTATCGTTCCCTTTGCCGTATATCTTCTCACCCTCGCACCCTCTGTTACTTTCTTCGACAGCGGTGAATTCCTTACAGCGATCCATTCTCTCGGTGCAGCGCACTCTCCCGGCTACCCGCTCTTCATCAACTATGCAAAACCCTTTACCTACCTTCCTTTCGGAAATATTGCGTTTCGCGTGAACATAGCAACCGCTCTCTCTGCTGCTGTCGCCTGCTATGGAGTTTATCTGCTCGTGTGCAGGCTAGTCACAGCAGTAGACCGCGAAGCGAGCATCCTTCAGCGGCGCTTGGTGGCGCTGGCGGCTGCCCTCACATTTGCGTTCTCTCCACGGCTCTGGCTGCAGTCCAACCATGATAAGCCATACCCGCTTGTGGCTTTCCTCTGTGCGATGATTTTCTACCTGATCCTGCTATGGCGCGAAAAGTATCGGAATGGTGAGGACTATCCTGGCTATATCTATCTGGGAGCTTTTCTCTCAGGTCTCGGCTTCGGGGGGCATCAGATCATGATCCTTATGCTGCCATCTTTCGCTTTTCTGATCCTTTCCCAAGACTGGCGCCTTGTTACACGGGTGAAGGAGCTGCTCCTCGTCCTATCGTTCGCCGCATTCGGCTTTATATCCGTTCATCTTCATCTGCCAATTCGTGCCATGCAGAATCCCCTCCTCAACTGGGGGGATCCGAAAACGCTGACGCAGTTCCTCTGGAATTTTCTCCGCAAGGGATACCCTGTTGATAAACCCGTTCGCTCCCTTTCCCTGCTCTGGAAGCAGATCAACGCCTTCAGCGTGCCTTACGAGTTCACGCTCCTGGGCCTATTCCTGCTGCTCATCGGCCTTCTCGCCTATTTCAGGAAGCTTCGCCACGAAATCGTTTCGTATGCCATAGCCATCGCTGTGTTCCTCCTTGTCATCGTGGGATACTTCAATACTCCAGATGACCTGATCTTTCTGACTGAGGAGTTTTTCGACCCGATCTACCTTCTCTCGGCGGTCTTCATCGGGATGGGAATGTTCTTCCTTCTCAGGCAGATTCTATACACCTGCGGGTCTTTGCGGAGCGGGGGAAAGCCGGTTCGTGTGGCTGCCCTTGCGCTTCTCTTTGCGCTACCCGTTACATTGTGTGCCGGTAACTACGTGGAAAACGACCAGCACGAAAACTACATCGCATACGATTATGCCACCAACTCACTAAGAAGCATGCCTGAAGGAGCTGTCCTCTTCACCTGGGGGGACAGCGGTGCTTTCCCGCTCTGGTACCTGCAGGGGGTGGAGAAGATGCGTGAGGATCTTGACATTCTCCATACGCCGCATCTTGTCTTTACCTGGTACTTGGACGCTTTCCCGAAGCTTTTCCGCTACAGCATGTTACGATCGCTTCCTCTGGAGTTCCAGCCAGCAGAGTATGTGCTGAAAGTAGCTATTTCAGAGCAGATCAGGAATCGGCCCGTTTATATCGATTTCTCCACTCGTTATTCCGTGGGTTTCGAAGAGTTCTCCATGATACAGAGAGGCATATGCTATGAGCTGATTAAATCGCCCTCTGCGACTACCTATCCGCCGGATCTGGCTGTGTGGAGGCTTTACAACTTCCGTGGCATCAACGATGATATGTTTTTCCGTGATCTGGACACCGGTAAGGCAATTCTGATCTATGCGAGCGCTCACATGGAAGCGGGAGAAACTTTCCTGCGTCTTGGCCGGGTTCAGGAGGCGGTCCGGGAGCTTCGGATGGCGGAACGTATCGCGCCGGAGATGCAAGGGCAGGTGGCGCGTATACTCTCCGGGTATGGCCTGCGGTAG
- a CDS encoding bifunctional riboflavin kinase/FAD synthetase yields MRVFRAIEDITGGLPSPVATIGNFDGVHLGHREIFRRVRSDAARLGGVSVVITFVPHPLKVVPSGKDLRLISTCAEKEALIEASGIDVLVAIPFDRTFASVSAEEFVRGVLVGRIGIRKLIIGSDYRFGRSREGDVSLLQHLGGELGFEVDVMEPVGDGRTTYSSSLIRSMVSAGDVAGVVALLGRHFSLAGKVVHGHHRGSGLGFPTANIATEKELLPKNGVYAVKVKVDSEVYEGACNIGVNPTFSNQALSVEVFLFDFEEDLYDREIRVYFIERVRDERKFPDVEALKLSIAADVARCREILSHTRLIEYPSYLTGD; encoded by the coding sequence ATGAGAGTATTCCGCGCGATTGAGGACATTACGGGTGGTCTTCCCAGCCCGGTCGCCACTATCGGGAATTTTGACGGCGTCCACTTGGGGCACCGGGAGATCTTCCGTCGTGTAAGAAGTGATGCTGCTCGTCTCGGTGGTGTGTCGGTCGTCATTACCTTTGTGCCTCACCCTCTCAAGGTGGTGCCGTCGGGCAAGGATCTGCGACTGATCAGCACCTGCGCGGAAAAAGAAGCACTTATCGAAGCCTCTGGAATCGATGTCCTCGTTGCAATCCCATTTGACCGCACATTTGCGTCCGTCAGCGCCGAGGAGTTTGTCAGAGGGGTGCTCGTCGGGAGAATCGGAATCAGAAAGCTGATCATCGGTTCCGATTACCGCTTCGGCCGCAGCAGGGAAGGTGATGTGTCACTGCTGCAGCATTTGGGTGGTGAACTCGGATTCGAGGTAGATGTGATGGAACCGGTCGGAGATGGCCGCACCACATACAGCAGTTCCCTCATTCGCAGCATGGTCTCTGCGGGGGACGTAGCCGGTGTCGTCGCGCTTCTCGGGCGCCACTTCTCGTTGGCGGGTAAAGTAGTGCATGGTCATCACCGGGGTTCAGGCCTCGGTTTTCCCACGGCGAACATCGCCACCGAAAAGGAACTGCTTCCGAAGAACGGGGTGTACGCCGTAAAGGTGAAGGTCGATTCCGAGGTATATGAAGGTGCCTGCAATATTGGAGTCAACCCCACCTTTTCCAATCAAGCACTGTCAGTGGAAGTCTTTCTGTTCGACTTCGAGGAAGATCTGTACGACAGGGAAATCCGTGTCTACTTCATCGAGCGGGTCCGTGACGAGCGGAAGTTTCCGGATGTGGAAGCACTCAAGCTGTCGATAGCCGCAGATGTGGCACGGTGCCGCGAGATTCTGTCACACACCCGGCTCATCGAATATCCGAGCTACCTGACGGGGGACTGA
- a CDS encoding shikimate dehydrogenase, translated as MNFSEQGGITGSTRILGIIGWPVEHSLSPFMQNAALRQLGLDWVYVPFPVAPELLGQAVAGLRALNVAGFNVTIPHKSSIIPYLDALSPEASLIGAVNTVKREEDRLVGYNTDCTGFISSLRRDLGLEPEGARVVVVGAGGAARAAVTGLCQESVSSLLLVNRTEERGEELIRRVRTEFPHIQLRSASLRSLQDGDVLASADLIVNTTSIGMGGSSFSGFDLSSMKSGGGVYDMVYVPAETPLLAAARGLGLKTANGLGMLAAQGEAALRLWTGAEIPADCMKKALLSMLDGGY; from the coding sequence ATGAATTTTTCTGAACAGGGCGGGATAACGGGAAGCACCAGGATTCTCGGAATCATCGGATGGCCGGTCGAGCATTCGCTGTCGCCATTTATGCAGAATGCGGCTTTGCGCCAGCTCGGCCTCGACTGGGTCTATGTCCCGTTCCCGGTGGCTCCTGAGCTGCTGGGCCAGGCGGTGGCAGGCCTGCGAGCGCTGAATGTCGCCGGTTTCAACGTAACGATCCCCCATAAATCATCGATCATCCCATATCTCGACGCACTCTCCCCCGAAGCTTCACTGATAGGCGCCGTCAATACGGTAAAGCGGGAGGAGGATCGGCTTGTCGGATACAATACGGATTGCACCGGGTTCATTTCTTCCCTTCGGCGGGATCTCGGACTCGAACCTGAAGGTGCCCGAGTTGTGGTCGTCGGTGCAGGAGGGGCTGCCCGTGCTGCGGTGACGGGTCTGTGTCAGGAGAGTGTTTCGTCGCTTCTGCTGGTAAACCGTACCGAGGAGCGGGGAGAAGAGCTGATCCGCCGCGTGCGGACGGAATTCCCTCACATCCAGCTGCGCTCAGCTTCACTCCGGTCGCTGCAGGATGGAGATGTACTTGCGTCGGCCGATCTGATCGTTAACACGACATCCATAGGCATGGGAGGATCCTCCTTTTCAGGATTTGATCTTTCATCTATGAAGTCGGGGGGAGGGGTCTACGACATGGTATATGTGCCTGCCGAGACGCCGCTTCTTGCCGCTGCCCGCGGCCTTGGCCTCAAAACTGCAAACGGTCTGGGGATGCTCGCAGCCCAGGGGGAAGCGGCGTTGAGACTCTGGACCGGAGCCGAGATTCCCGCTGACTGCATGAAAAAGGCTCTGCTGTCGATGCTCGACGGGGGTTATTGA
- a CDS encoding lysylphosphatidylglycerol synthase transmembrane domain-containing protein: protein MGKAFDKKLWIGTGISMFFLFMLFRKIDTTKLLEAFREIDYLFLWPAVLLTFVSYFFRAVRWHFLLLPIKRIGIGSLTSATIIGYMANNLLPARLGEFVRAYALANREKLETSSVFATLVLDRLFDGFTVLIILLATFFSLKLPPGMEKVEHGMEMGGYATVGFYLMVILFLLLLKRQTARTLHYVGFLLKPFPAKVSEKIIPVLGSFIAGIRLSSKPADLAPLVLTSLLVWATAIWPIDLILQAFGVHLPIIASMFIMVFLVFAVMVPASPGFIGTYHFACVTALTAFNITSEKALSIAFVIHGLSFFPVIIAGFYCLWRGNVSLRAISESATQEQSIERP from the coding sequence GTGGGGAAGGCTTTCGACAAGAAGTTGTGGATCGGCACCGGCATCAGCATGTTCTTCCTCTTCATGCTGTTCCGGAAAATAGACACTACAAAGCTTCTGGAGGCTTTTAGGGAAATTGACTACCTGTTCCTCTGGCCGGCGGTATTACTTACGTTTGTGAGCTATTTTTTTCGCGCCGTACGCTGGCACTTCCTTCTGCTCCCGATCAAGCGGATCGGGATCGGGAGCCTCACCTCGGCGACCATCATCGGGTATATGGCGAACAATCTTCTCCCTGCTCGATTAGGCGAATTCGTGCGGGCGTACGCGCTTGCCAACCGGGAAAAGCTGGAGACTAGCTCTGTCTTTGCCACACTCGTACTCGACCGCCTCTTCGACGGCTTTACTGTACTCATCATTCTCCTCGCCACCTTCTTCAGTCTGAAGCTTCCCCCCGGAATGGAAAAAGTAGAGCATGGGATGGAGATGGGAGGGTACGCGACGGTAGGCTTCTACCTGATGGTCATCCTATTTCTCCTTCTTCTCAAACGACAGACAGCGAGGACGCTGCACTACGTCGGGTTCCTTCTAAAGCCGTTCCCCGCCAAGGTGTCAGAGAAGATCATACCGGTTCTCGGCTCTTTCATCGCTGGCATCAGGCTCTCGTCGAAGCCTGCGGACCTGGCACCCCTCGTCCTTACCTCCCTCCTGGTCTGGGCTACCGCCATCTGGCCCATCGACCTTATCCTTCAAGCCTTCGGGGTACACCTCCCGATTATCGCTTCGATGTTCATCATGGTATTTCTCGTATTCGCGGTGATGGTTCCGGCCTCTCCCGGATTCATAGGGACTTACCACTTCGCCTGCGTCACAGCCCTGACCGCTTTCAATATCACCTCTGAAAAGGCCCTCAGCATTGCCTTTGTCATCCACGGGCTGAGCTTCTTTCCGGTGATCATTGCAGGGTTCTACTGTCTATGGCGTGGAAACGTTTCCCTCAGGGCCATCAGCGAATCCGCCACACAGGAGCAGTCAATTGAGAGACCGTAA
- the pilB gene encoding type IV-A pilus assembly ATPase PilB translates to MQLSRLGELLVRNKLITPEQLASAIEEQKQSGGQHRLGSILIKNNLITESDLTHFLAKQYGLPSINLSELEVDSSIIKLIPVETSQKYQVVPISRAGSTLVIAMSDPSNIFAVDDIKFMTGYNIEVVVAAESAVKTAIDKYYDQSASLADVMSDLQGMEELEVVGDEDELDISSLERSTEDAPVVKLVNFILTDAIKKKASDIHVEPYERYFRVRYRIDGVLYEVMKPPMKLKNAITSRIKIMAELDISERRLPQDGRIKIKLGGGKDMDYRVSVLPTLFGEKIVLRLLDKSSLQLDMTKLGYEEEALAHFKREIHKPFGMVLVTGPTGSGKTVSLYSALSELNKVSDNISTAEDPVEFNFAGINQVQMHEEIGLNFAAALRAFLRQDPDIIMIGEIRDFETAEIAVKAALTGHLVLSTLHTNDAPSTVNRLLNMGIEPFLVASAVNLITAQRLARRVCSDCRVVEEIPVQALVDAGVHADEAPEYVCYKGAGCPKCNGTGYKGRVGFYQVMPMLEEIRELILNGANTAEIKRESMRLGVKTMRQSGLTKLKDGVTSFEEVLRVTISDD, encoded by the coding sequence ATGCAGTTGAGCAGGCTGGGAGAACTGCTGGTTCGTAACAAGCTGATCACTCCCGAGCAGCTTGCTTCAGCCATAGAGGAGCAGAAGCAGTCGGGGGGGCAGCACCGGCTCGGTTCAATCCTTATAAAGAACAACCTCATCACCGAATCCGATCTCACCCATTTTCTGGCAAAACAGTACGGGCTGCCGTCGATCAACCTCAGCGAACTCGAAGTAGATTCCTCCATCATCAAGCTTATTCCGGTCGAAACCTCACAGAAGTACCAGGTTGTACCCATCAGCAGAGCCGGTTCCACCCTCGTCATCGCCATGAGCGATCCGTCGAACATTTTCGCCGTCGACGACATCAAGTTCATGACCGGCTACAACATAGAAGTGGTAGTTGCCGCTGAATCCGCGGTGAAGACCGCCATCGACAAGTATTACGACCAGTCCGCCTCGCTCGCCGATGTCATGAGCGACCTTCAGGGAATGGAGGAGCTGGAGGTTGTCGGGGACGAGGATGAGCTCGATATCTCCTCTCTGGAGCGCTCCACCGAAGACGCGCCTGTGGTCAAGCTCGTTAACTTCATCCTCACCGACGCCATCAAGAAGAAGGCGAGCGACATTCACGTGGAACCGTACGAACGATATTTCCGCGTGCGTTACCGGATCGACGGTGTGCTCTACGAGGTGATGAAGCCTCCCATGAAGCTTAAGAACGCCATCACTTCCAGGATCAAGATCATGGCGGAGCTCGACATCTCCGAGCGCCGCCTCCCCCAGGACGGCAGGATCAAGATTAAGCTCGGCGGCGGGAAGGACATGGACTACCGCGTATCGGTCCTCCCCACGCTCTTCGGGGAGAAGATCGTTCTCCGTCTCCTTGACAAGTCGAGTCTCCAGCTCGACATGACGAAGCTGGGGTACGAGGAGGAGGCGCTGGCTCACTTCAAGCGCGAGATCCACAAACCCTTCGGCATGGTGCTCGTTACAGGGCCTACAGGCAGCGGCAAAACCGTCTCGCTCTATTCCGCACTCTCGGAGCTCAACAAGGTTTCGGACAACATCTCGACCGCCGAAGATCCGGTCGAGTTCAACTTCGCCGGGATAAATCAGGTGCAGATGCACGAGGAGATCGGCTTGAATTTCGCCGCTGCGCTTCGGGCGTTTCTCCGTCAGGACCCGGACATCATCATGATCGGCGAGATCCGTGATTTCGAAACTGCCGAAATAGCTGTGAAGGCGGCTCTTACAGGACACCTCGTTCTCTCCACCCTACATACCAACGATGCTCCTTCCACGGTTAACCGGCTCCTCAACATGGGAATAGAGCCTTTTCTAGTAGCGTCTGCGGTGAACCTCATTACAGCACAAAGGCTTGCAAGAAGAGTCTGCTCCGATTGCAGGGTTGTCGAGGAAATTCCGGTGCAGGCACTCGTAGATGCGGGTGTGCACGCCGATGAAGCTCCGGAATATGTTTGCTACAAGGGGGCGGGTTGCCCAAAATGCAACGGTACCGGCTACAAGGGGAGGGTAGGCTTTTATCAGGTAATGCCCATGCTGGAGGAGATCAGGGAACTGATTCTCAATGGCGCCAATACGGCGGAGATCAAGCGCGAGTCGATGCGGCTGGGCGTCAAGACAATGCGGCAGTCGGGGCTCACCAAACTGAAGGATGGCGTCACCTCGTTCGAAGAGGTTCTTCGTGTCACCATCTCTGACGATTAG
- a CDS encoding nitrogen regulation protein NR(II) has product MTDKNRISWYIIVRLAAISLVLAVTYVLNRKYSVVPDDEPYSGVARLIVATYLFSFLSLIALKFNKLRSAIPHVQVVWDILLVTLLILFTGGVSSPYSFLYLLCIVNSCVLLARKGAIYTASLCAILYGALLDLQYYGRLLPFGLSASPALEMGEQRLLYTIFLNILAFYLTAFLTGYLAERNRRSERALVEKGIDYEELDRLNSSIVANLNSGLLTLNHEGRIRVFNQYAESLTGMTQTEAYGRYLHEIFPSICYLGETMNDVQRGEFFFTCFDGTERTIGFKSVPLSDAVGEKTGVIVIFQDLTRLKRMEEELKKADRLSAIGQLAAHIAHEIRNPLASISGSVQLLAQEVAADANNGKLIDIVVRETDRLNKLIHDFLAYARPVKPDLRAMRLSELLSSVELLLRQDVRFAHVSIQVSCDDHVIIEADCDQMEQVFWNLMVNAAEAMEYQGTIKITVKQDAVGSVTISVSDTGCGMDRSEMNRVFEPFFTSKKKGTGLGLATVYRIIEAHGGTITVESSKGKGSVFTVNLPLVLGEAPLEEHIACSHTF; this is encoded by the coding sequence ATGACGGACAAGAACCGCATCTCCTGGTACATAATTGTCCGGCTTGCCGCTATCTCGCTGGTTCTTGCCGTGACCTATGTCCTGAACCGCAAGTATTCAGTCGTTCCCGATGATGAGCCTTATTCCGGTGTCGCCAGGCTCATCGTCGCAACATACCTCTTTTCCTTCCTGTCGCTCATCGCCCTGAAGTTCAATAAATTGCGTTCCGCGATCCCGCACGTACAGGTAGTGTGGGACATCCTTCTAGTAACGCTCCTCATTCTCTTTACCGGCGGAGTGTCTTCCCCGTACTCCTTTCTCTACCTACTCTGCATCGTCAATTCCTGCGTGCTACTCGCCAGGAAAGGTGCCATCTATACCGCTTCGCTCTGTGCGATCCTCTATGGCGCACTGCTCGACCTGCAGTATTACGGCAGGCTCCTTCCCTTCGGATTGAGTGCGAGCCCCGCGCTGGAGATGGGAGAACAGCGGCTTCTCTACACCATTTTTCTCAACATCCTTGCCTTCTATCTCACTGCGTTTCTTACGGGATACCTGGCCGAGCGAAATCGCAGGAGCGAGCGGGCCCTGGTGGAAAAGGGTATCGATTACGAGGAACTGGACAGGCTCAACAGCTCCATCGTCGCCAATCTCAATAGCGGGCTTCTGACCCTAAATCACGAGGGGCGGATCCGTGTGTTCAACCAGTACGCGGAATCCCTGACAGGGATGACGCAGACAGAGGCCTATGGCAGGTACCTTCACGAGATCTTTCCGAGTATCTGTTATCTCGGCGAGACGATGAACGATGTCCAGCGAGGAGAATTCTTCTTCACCTGCTTTGACGGAACCGAAAGGACCATCGGCTTCAAATCGGTCCCGCTGTCGGATGCCGTTGGGGAAAAAACCGGTGTTATCGTTATTTTTCAGGACCTCACGCGCCTCAAGAGGATGGAAGAAGAGCTGAAAAAGGCGGACCGGTTGTCGGCAATCGGGCAGCTGGCGGCACACATCGCACATGAAATCCGAAACCCGCTGGCTTCCATAAGCGGCTCTGTGCAGCTCCTTGCTCAGGAAGTAGCTGCCGACGCCAACAACGGAAAGCTTATCGACATCGTAGTAAGGGAGACGGACAGGCTAAACAAGCTCATTCACGACTTCCTGGCCTATGCACGTCCGGTAAAACCCGACCTGCGCGCCATGCGTCTATCGGAGCTTCTGAGCTCCGTAGAGTTGCTTTTGCGCCAGGACGTACGTTTTGCTCATGTCTCCATACAGGTTTCGTGTGATGATCATGTCATCATCGAGGCTGATTGCGATCAGATGGAGCAGGTGTTCTGGAACCTGATGGTGAATGCCGCGGAGGCGATGGAGTACCAGGGGACGATAAAAATTACGGTTAAGCAGGATGCGGTCGGGTCGGTGACCATATCAGTCTCTGACACCGGCTGCGGGATGGACCGCAGTGAGATGAACAGAGTCTTTGAACCATTTTTTACGAGCAAGAAGAAGGGGACCGGTCTTGGGCTCGCCACGGTCTATCGCATCATCGAGGCCCACGGCGGGACCATTACTGTAGAGAGCAGCAAGGGGAAAGGGTCGGTGTTCACAGTAAACCTTCCTCTTGTTTTAGGTGAGGCACCACTTGAGGAGCATATTGCATGCAGCCACACATTCTGA
- a CDS encoding type IV pilus twitching motility protein PilT gives MANLHQLLKELVDCGGSDLHITTSTPPQIRIDGSLRPMDLPPLTPVETKQLCYSVLTDSQKHKFEEENELDLSFGVKGLSRFRGNIFIQRGAVAGVFRVIPYKILTFEELGLPPVVSELSCKPRGLILVTGPTGSGKSTTLASIIDKINSERHDHIVTIEDPIEYLHPHKGCLVNQREVGADTKSFKSALKYVLRQDPDVVLVGELRDLETIEAALTLAETGHLCFATLHTNSCTQTINRIIDVFPPYQQTQVRTQLSFVLEGVLSQTLIPRASGRGRALALEVMVPNAAIRNLIREDKIHQIYSQMQVGQDKFGMQTMNQSLYSLMSRRIISLDDAMGRSPDPSELRQMMSNGGPAGQPGRPRQGV, from the coding sequence ATGGCTAACCTACACCAATTGCTGAAGGAACTGGTTGACTGCGGGGGCTCCGACCTCCACATAACCACTAGCACGCCTCCCCAGATAAGGATCGACGGCTCGCTCCGGCCGATGGATCTTCCTCCTCTTACGCCGGTGGAGACGAAGCAGCTCTGCTACAGCGTCCTCACCGACTCCCAGAAGCACAAGTTCGAGGAGGAGAATGAACTGGATCTATCGTTTGGGGTGAAGGGTCTTTCCCGTTTCAGGGGGAACATCTTCATCCAGCGTGGCGCCGTCGCGGGCGTATTCCGTGTTATCCCTTACAAGATTCTCACATTCGAAGAGCTGGGACTTCCGCCGGTGGTGAGCGAGCTTTCATGCAAGCCGCGGGGCTTGATTCTGGTTACGGGACCCACCGGCAGCGGTAAATCGACCACCCTTGCGTCGATCATCGACAAGATCAATAGCGAGCGGCACGATCATATCGTTACTATAGAAGACCCCATCGAATATCTTCATCCCCACAAAGGTTGTCTTGTCAACCAGCGGGAGGTCGGAGCGGACACGAAGAGTTTCAAGTCCGCACTGAAATATGTGCTGCGTCAGGACCCGGATGTTGTGCTCGTCGGTGAGTTGCGGGATCTGGAGACTATCGAGGCTGCGCTGACCCTGGCGGAAACGGGCCATCTCTGCTTCGCCACCCTTCACACAAACTCCTGCACTCAGACGATAAACCGGATTATAGATGTCTTCCCTCCTTACCAGCAGACGCAGGTACGGACACAGCTCTCCTTCGTGCTGGAAGGTGTGCTTTCCCAGACGCTTATTCCACGTGCGAGCGGGCGGGGGAGGGCGCTTGCCCTTGAGGTGATGGTGCCTAACGCCGCCATCCGCAATCTCATCAGGGAAGACAAAATACATCAGATTTATTCGCAGATGCAGGTCGGTCAGGATAAATTCGGGATGCAGACGATGAACCAGTCTCTCTACAGCCTCATGTCGAGAAGGATCATCTCTCTCGACGACGCAATGGGTCGTTCTCCTGATCCTTCTGAATTGAGGCAGATGATGAGCAACGGCGGACCTGCAGGTCAGCCTGGCAGACCGCGGCAGGGCGTTTGA
- a CDS encoding type II secretion system F family protein, translated as MAKFSWEARSKAGSFQKGVMEAATVSNVEAQLKRYGFTGISVKEEGKGLRKELKLPSFGSGKVETKELVVFTRQFATMIDSGLPLVQCLDILASQQENKTFKDILVKVKESVESGSTFAEALAKHPKAFDQLYVNLVAAGEVGGILDTILGRLAAYIEKAMKLKKQVKGAMVYPSTIMAIAVIVIGVILVFVIPTFAKMFADFGGDLPAPTKFVIALSNFFKKYIIVMILGLFMLSAAFRKYYATKKGRKVIDSLALKAPVFGSLIRKVSVAKFTRTLGTMISSGVPIMDGLEIVAKTSGNVVVEEAIYKVRSAISEGKTIAEPLQESGVFPPMVVQMISVGEATGAMDTMLNKIADFYDDEVDDAVAALTSMMEPLLMVFLGTTVGGLVIAMYLPIFKLAGAVGG; from the coding sequence ATGGCAAAATTCAGCTGGGAAGCAAGAAGCAAGGCGGGGTCGTTTCAGAAAGGCGTAATGGAAGCTGCTACTGTCAGTAACGTGGAAGCTCAGCTGAAGCGGTATGGTTTCACGGGGATCTCTGTCAAGGAAGAAGGAAAGGGGCTTCGGAAGGAACTGAAGCTTCCAAGCTTCGGAAGCGGCAAGGTCGAAACCAAGGAACTTGTGGTCTTTACCCGGCAGTTCGCCACAATGATCGACTCGGGGCTGCCGCTCGTCCAGTGTCTCGACATCCTCGCATCCCAGCAGGAGAACAAGACGTTCAAGGACATCCTGGTGAAAGTCAAGGAGAGCGTCGAGAGCGGGTCTACTTTCGCCGAAGCTCTCGCCAAGCATCCCAAGGCATTCGACCAGCTCTACGTGAATCTGGTAGCGGCCGGTGAGGTTGGAGGCATTCTAGATACGATACTGGGGCGGTTAGCCGCCTATATCGAAAAGGCAATGAAGCTAAAGAAGCAGGTGAAGGGGGCGATGGTATATCCTTCCACCATTATGGCGATCGCCGTCATCGTCATCGGCGTCATCCTTGTCTTCGTTATCCCCACCTTCGCCAAAATGTTCGCCGATTTCGGAGGGGATCTGCCTGCTCCAACCAAATTCGTCATCGCTCTCAGCAATTTTTTCAAGAAGTACATCATCGTCATGATCCTGGGACTCTTCATGCTGTCTGCGGCATTCAGGAAATACTACGCAACCAAAAAGGGAAGGAAAGTCATTGACAGCCTGGCTCTCAAGGCGCCGGTTTTCGGTTCTCTCATCCGGAAGGTGTCCGTCGCGAAGTTTACCCGGACCCTTGGCACCATGATCAGCAGCGGTGTGCCGATCATGGATGGCCTGGAGATCGTTGCAAAGACTTCAGGAAACGTTGTGGTGGAGGAAGCGATATACAAGGTCCGCAGCGCGATCTCGGAGGGGAAGACCATAGCGGAGCCGCTTCAGGAATCGGGTGTCTTTCCCCCGATGGTCGTTCAGATGATATCGGTCGGCGAAGCAACTGGCGCCATGGATACCATGCTGAACAAGATCGCAGATTTCTACGACGATGAGGTGGATGACGCTGTGGCTGCGCTCACATCTATGATGGAACCGCTCCTGATGGTCTTCCTCGGAACCACTGTCGGCGGTCTCGTCATCGCCATGTATCTTCCCATTTTCAAATTGGCGGGAGCCGTCGGCGGCTAG